A single genomic interval of Gossypium raimondii isolate GPD5lz chromosome 11, ASM2569854v1, whole genome shotgun sequence harbors:
- the LOC105802060 gene encoding formin-like protein 20 isoform X1 — protein MALFRRLFYRKPPDRLLEISEHVYVFDCCFTADVLEEDEFKVYMGSIVAQLQDYFPDASFMVFNFREGDRRSRISDILSEYDMTVMDYPRQYEGCPLLPLEMIHHFLRSSDSWLSLEGQQNVLLMHCERGGWPVLAFMLASLLLYRKQYSGEQKTLEMVYKQAPRDLLKLLSPLNPRPSHLRYLQYISRRNLSSDWPPAHTPRDLDCIILRVLPLFEGGEGCRPVIHVYGMDPKTPANRSSKLLFSTSKTKKQVPYFRKEECALVTIDTHCHIQGDVVLECVHLYDDLVHEETIFRVMFHTAFVRRNILIFNHDDVDVLWDARHQFPKDFTVEVVFMDRDAVVPNLPRVATKSEDRNDGECASPEEFFEVEEIFSNAVDAVEGKVDVLDGKVDALDGKVDYDSQIVHENKPEQKDILREDVDSHLLDGKVDYNSQIVHENKPEQKDISREDVDPHALDGKVDYDSQIVHENKPEQKDILREDVDPHRIQECSTYDGNKKQDVKFDSSIDAVKDIAMDDVNYKLHMKLDSDINAVKDIAVDDGDIKAGSVEFTINLLRERETKEVTEDVLGKLEDTADTGNREESVPLKKQRLKTDVSRSKPEKILPISKKQDGLSPKPASDSALVKPKSRQLEPQGQPARPAKPNAVSRWIPPNKGSYANSMHVSYPPSRPNSAPPVPSSTLRKSKSVSNLKGSIGAVISKDVSSKQKCQKVDDTKTSKDFSSEQKGQKVDLTKPSGSPKEIYTAPIIPTPLPGLQQSVYIPPSTPAAAPPPAPPSPPPPRSLLASQSLEENTISILPPPLSGNVSRMSFAALSTPPPPPPPPPCTAIKVHTTGMLSQNPVAVPPPLPPSPPFSNPQISKLFSSRPPPSPPLKSRFSSAFLNVLHSQAPPRPSPVRSLGTSKLGNVPSFHQKPPPTPPTQGAMAPSIMHEVLSAPSPPLAPPLCDAPSSPPLPPLVPTRHVPLPPPPPPPPPQYRALAPLSQPMPHYIASTPPILLPPPLLLGMCASSSLPSPMPHSPSPPLELPPLMSTTPSPPPPPLTSAPTPPPLPPSMSTTSIPPSPPLLICSATIPPPPPSQPPLMSSALPPPPSAPLLMSNASLPPTPPSPPSISSCPPPPALPLPSMSSVLLPPLAPLPPLMSSVPPPPPPPPTPSPLSVYGTPLPSSPLAPSMSSDPPPQLPSMSNALLPPPSPPSLTTIAPLPFLPSPSFSMTSVPPPPPSSLPPQLTSSAPIPSPPSPSSSTTSVPLPPPPSPPFSATIAPHPPPPSPPSSTTTVPLPLTSPPFSTTIASSPPSPPPPPMCSTPLPPFSPPFSTTIASSPPSPPPPPMCSTPLPPPSPPSLTNIVPSPPAPQLPSMSSASLPPPSPPSSVTSALPPSIPPPSPPPLLMSTASFPAPPSPPSLTTSAPPPPSPPPPSISNTPLPPPSVSSAPLPLSLSPTTLMTSAPPPSPSLPSPPPTLMSTAPLPPPSSPPSATTSAPPLLSPSPLSISSIQPLPSSMSSASIPRSPSPTTLTTSALPPPSPPPSSISSTPPPPSPTTSMTSTPAPPSPPPPSISSTPPPPPSMSSASIPPSPSPNTLMTSALLPPPPPSPPPPSISSTPPPPSPTTLTTSAPPPPSPPPPSTSNTQPPPPSISSASLPPSPLSTTFSTSASPPSPPPQLVSSVPPSSPPSMSSVSPPPPPPPSSMFDVPHPPLPPLPGVPPPPPTPFGAPLPPPPPVNEIVAPAPLMHGAPPPPPLPPTIGEPPPPPPSGVPPPPPPPLGIEPPLPAPPFGVGPPPPPPPPGGGAPPPPPPPGGGAPPPPPPPGGGAPPPGGGAPPPPPPPGGGAPGPPAPPGAVGGGPPPPPPFGAKGADARGRGRGLSRSGAIQTARRSSLKPLHWSKVSRAIQGSLWEELQRHGEPQVAPEFDVSELETLFSNVVPKRSGDKGKGKSAGPKTDKVHLIDLRRANNTEIMLTKVKMPLPDMMAAVLAMDDTVLDVDQVENLIKFCPTKEEMELLKNYTGDKESLGKCEQYFLELMKVPRVESKLRVFCFKIQFRTQVSEFKRSLNIVNSACNEVRNSLKLKDLMKKILYLGNTLNQGTARGAAVGFKLDSLLKLTDTRASTSRMTLMHYLCKVLAAKKPALLDFHLDFVSLEAATKIQLKALAEEMQAIIKGLEKVKQELAASENDGPVSEVFHKTLKEFVSGAEAEAASVTNLYSTTGRNADALALYFGEDPARCPFEQVTSTLLNFVRLFRKAHEENVKEAEAEQKKAEKEAETEKSKGKQEAE, from the exons ATGGCGCTGTTCAGACGCTTGTTTTACCGGAAGCCGCCGGATCGGCTTCTCGAGATCTCCGAACATGTCTacg TATTTGACTGTTGCTTCACTGCTGACGTTTTGGAAGAAGATGAGTTCAAAGTGTATATGGGTAGCATTGTGGCACAGCTACAAGACTACTTTCCAGATGCttctttcatggtttttaatttCAGAGAAGGGGACAGGCGGAGCCGAATTTCGGACATTTTAAGCGAGTATGACATGACAGTTATGGACTACCCACGGCAATATGAGGGATGCCCGTTGCTGCCACTTGAAATGATTCATCACTTCCTTCGATCGAGTGACAGCTGGTTGTCATTGGAAGGGCAGCAGAATGTGCTTTTGATGCACTGTGAAAGAGGAGGATGGCCTGTACTCGCTTTCATGCTTGCCAGTCTTCTGTTATATCGAAAACAATATAGTGGCGAGCAGAAGACTCTTGAAATGGTCTACAAGCAAGCTCCTAGGGACCTTCTCAAGCTTCTGTCCCCTTTGAACCCTCGGCCTTCTCATTTGAGATATTTGCAGTATATTTCTAGAAGGAATTTGAGTTCTGATTGGCCTCCAGCACATACACCTAGAGATTTGGATTGCATAATTCTTAGAGTTCTTCCTCTTTTTGAAGGGGGAGAAGGCTGCAGGCCAGTTATACATGTTTATGGAATGGACCCCAAAACACCAGCCAATAGAAGTTCTAAGCTTCTGTTTTCAACTTCAAAGACGAAAAAGCAAGTTCCTTACTTCCGAAAG GAAGAGTGTGCATTGGTGACAATAGATACTCATTGTCATATTCAAGGGGATGTTGTGCTTGAGTGCGTCCATTTATATGACGATTTGGTACATGAAGAGACGATATTCAGAGTTATGTTTCACACAGCGTTTGTTCgaagaaatattttaatattcaatcaCGATGATGTTGATGTGTTGTGGGATGCCAGGCATCAATTTCCAAAGGACTTCACAGTAGAG GTGGTTTTTATGGACCGTGATGCGGTTGTCCCTAATCTCCCCAGAGTCGCAACAAAAAGTGAAGATCGGAATGACGGTGAATGTGCTTCACCAGAGGAATTTTTCGAGGTGGAAGAGATCTTCAGCAATGCAGTTGATGCGGTGGAGGGAAAGGTTGATGTGCTGGATGGAAAAGTCGATGCGCTGGATGGAAAGGTGGATTACGACAGTCAGATAGTTCATGAAAACAAGCCAGAGCAGAAAGATATCTTGAGAGAGGATGTAGATTCCCATTTGCTGGATGGAAAGGTGGATTACAACAGTCAGATAGTCCATGAAAACAAGCCAGAGCAGAAAGATATCTCAAGGGAGGATGTAGATCCCCATGCACTGGATGGAAAGGTGGATTATGACAGTCAGATAGTTCATGAAAACAAGCCAGAGCAGAAAGATATCTTGAGGGAAGATGTAGATCCCCATAGAATTCAAGAATGTTCCACATATGATGGGAATAAAAAACAGGATGTCAAGTTTGATTCTAGTATAGATGCAGTGAAGGACATAGCTATGGATGATGTGAATTACAAATTACACATGAAGCTGGATTCTGACATTAATGCTGTGAAAGACATAGCTGTTGATGATGGAGACATTAAGGCCGGTTCAGTGGAATTTACTATCAACCtgttgagagagagagaaaccAAGGAGGTGACGGAAGATGTGCTTGGCAAGTTGGAAGACACGGCAGATACAGGCAATAGAGAAGAATCTGTTCCACTGAAGAAGCAAAGGTTGAAAACCGATGTTTCCAGATCTAAACCCGAGAAAATACTGCCTATTTCAAAGAAACAAGACGGGCTGTCTCCAAAACCAGCTTCAGATTCTGCTCTGGTGAAACCAAAGAGCCGACAACTAGAACCTCAGGGCCAACCTGCAAGGCCAGCAAAGCCAAATGCCGTATCTCGGTGGATCCCTCCTAACAAGGGATCTTATGCTAATTCGATGCATGTATCGTATCCACCATCAAGACCTAATAGTGCACCACCTGTACCATCCAGTACTTTGAGGAAATCGAAGTCTGTTTCCAATCTAAAGGGTTCTATTGGAGCTGTGATTTCAAAGGATGTTTCATCCAAGCAAAAATGTCAGAAGGTTGACGATACAAAGACTTCAAAGGATTTTTCATCCGAGCAAAAAGGTCAGAAGGTTGACCTTACAAAGCCTTCAGGCTCtccaaaagaaatatatacCGCTCCAATAATTCCAACACCACTGCCTGGCTTACAGCAATCAGTATATATTCCACCTAGCACTCCAGCAGCTGCACCACCACCTGCTCCTCCTTCCCCACCTCCACCAAGATCTTTGTTGGCTTCACAATCTTTGGAAGAAAATACAATATCTATACTACCTCCCCCACTTTCTGGAAATGTTTCTAGAATGTCTTTTGCTGCATTATCTAcccctcctcctcctcctccaccaccACCTTGCACAGCAATAAAAGTACATACTACTGGGATGCTTTCTCAAAATCCAGTGGCAGTTCCTCCACCACTGCCTCCCTCTCCCCCATTTTCTAATCCTCAGATTTCTAAACTCTTTTCGTCTCGTCCACCACCTTCACCACCTTTGAAGTCTAGGTTTTCTTCAGCTTTCCTTAATGTACTACATTCTCAAGCTCCTCCTCGCCCATCTCCTGTCAGATCATTGGGTACATCAAAACTTGGTAATGTACCTTCTTTCCATCAAAAGCCCCCTCCCACTCCTCCAACTCAAGGTGCTATGGCTCCATCTATCATGCATGAAGTGCTATCAGCACCTTCTCCACCCCTAGCCCCTCCATTGTGTGATGCTCCAtcctcccctcccctcccaccTCTAGTACCCACTAGACATGTACCTTTGCCACCCCCACCCCCCCCACCACCTCCTCAGTATAGAGCTTTGGCACCTCTATCGCAACCAATGCCTCATTACATAGCCTCTACTCCACCAATACTACTACCACCACCTTTATTGCTGGGAATGTGTGCATCTTCTTCACTGCCCTCACCAATGCCTCATTCTCCATCTCCTCCCCTTGAACTACCCCCATTGATGTCTACTACCCCATCTCCTCCACCACCTCCATTAACTAGTGCCCCAACTCCACCTCCACTACCCCCATCAATGTCTACTACCTCAATTCCTCCTTCACCACCCTTATTGATCTGTAGTGCCACAATTCCTCCTCCACCTCCATCACAACCCCCATTGATGTCTAGTGCCCTCCCTCCTCCACCTTCAGCACCCCTATTGATGTCTAACGCGTCACTTCCTCCGACACCTCCATCACCCCCATCAATATCTAGCTGCCCTCCTCCTCCTGCTCTTCCACTCCCATCAATGTCTAGCGTCCTACTTCCTCCTCTAGCTCCACTACCCCCCTTGATGTCTAGTGTtccacctccacctcctcctcctccaACTCCATCACCCTTATCAGTGTATGGCACCCCACTTCCTTCATCTCCACTAGCCCCATCAATGTCTAGTGACCCACCTCCACAACTCCCATCAATGTCTAATGCCCTACTTCCTCCACCTTCACCACCCTCTTTGACGACTATTGCCCCACTTCCTTTTCTACCTTCACCATCCTTTTCAATGACTAGTGTCCCACCTCCTCCACCTTCATCTCTACCTCCCCAATTGACATCTAGTGCTCCAATTCCTTCTCCGCCTTCACCATCCTCTTCAACAACTAGTGTCCCACTTCCTCCTCCACCTTCACCACCCTTTTCAGCAACTATTGCCCCACATCCTCCTCCACCTTCACCACCCTCTTCAACGACTACTGTCCCACTTCCTCTAACCTCACCACCTTTTTCAACTACTATTGCCTCGTCTCCTCCATCTCCACCACCTCCACCAATGTGTAGTACTCCACTTCCTCCATTTTCACCACCCTTTTCAACTACTATTGCCTCGTCTCCTCCATCTCCACCACCCCCACCAATGTGTAGTACTCCACTTCCTCCGCCTTCACCACCCTCTTTGACTAATATTGTCCCATCTCCTCCAGCTCCACAACTCCCATCAATGTCTAGTGCTTCACTTCCTCCACCTTCACCACCTTCTTCGGTTACTAGTGCCTTACCTCCTTCAATTCCACCACCATCTCCACCTCCCCTATTGATGTCTACTGCCTCGTTTCCTGCTCCACCTTCACCACCCTCTTTGACAACTAGTGCCCCACCTCCTCCATCTCCACCACCCCCATCAATATCTAACACCCCACTTCCTCCCCCGTCGGTATCTAGTGCTCCACTTCCTCTTTCACTTTCGCCAACCACTTTGATGACTAGTGCCCCACCTCCTTCACCTTCACTACCATCTCCACCTCCCACATTGATGTCTACTGCCCCACTTCCTCCTCCATCTTCACCACCCTCTGCAACGACTAGTGCCCCACCTCTTTTGTCTCCATCACCCCTATCAATATCTAGCATCCAACCTCTTCCCTCATCGATGTCTAGTGCTTCAATTCCTCGTTCTCCTTCACCAACCACTTTGACAACTAGTGCCCTACCTCCTCCATCTCCACCACCTTCTTCAATATCTAGCACCCCACCTCCTCCTTCACCAACCACTTCGATGACTAGTACCCCAGCTCCTCCATCTCCACCACCCCCATCAATATCTAGCACCCCACCTCCTCCCCCATCGATGTCTAGTGCTTCAATTCCTCCTTCACCTTCACCAAATACTTTGATGACTAGTGCCCTACTCCCTCCACCTCCTCCATCTCCACCACCCCCATCAATATCTAGCACCCCACCTCCTCCTTCACCAACCACTTTGACGACTAGTGCCCCACCTCCTCCATCTCCACCGCCCCCATCAACATCTAACACCCAACCTCCTCCCCCATCGATATCTAGTGCTTCACTTCCTCCTTCACCTTTATCAACCACTTTTTCAACTAGTGCCTCACCTCCATCTCCACCACCCCAATTGGTGTCTAGTGTCCCACCTTCATCACCCCCATCGATGTCTAGTGTCTCACCTCCTCCACCTCCACCACCCTCATCAATGTTTGATGTCCCTCATCCACCCCTTCCCCCATTACCTGGAGTGCCACCTCCACCTCCTACCCCCTTTGGAGCACCACTCCCACCACCTCCACCTGTTAATGAAATTGTAGCACCAGCCCCACTTATGCATGGAGCTCCACCACCTCCACCGTTGCCTCCTACTATTGGAGAACCACCTCCACCGCCACCTTCTGGGGTACCGCCACCTCCACCGCCGCCTCTTGGAATTGAACCACCACTTCCAGCGCCACCTTTTGGAGTTGGACCACCACCGCCACCACCACCTCCAGGAGGAGGAGCACCACCTCCGCCACCACCTCCTGGTGGAGGAGCACCACCTCCGCCACCACCTCCTGGAGGAGGAGCACCACCTCCTGGTGGTGGAGCACCACCTCCGCCACCACCTCCTGGAGGAGGAGCTCCTGGCCCTCCAGCACCACCTGGAGCTGTTGGTGGTGGACCTCCGCCGCCTCCACCATTCGGTGCCAAAGGAGCTGACGCAAGAGGAAGAGGGCGTGGGCTATCACGTTCAGGAGCTATTCAAACAGCTAGGAGATCCTCCTTAAAGCCCTTACACTGGAGTAAAGTCTCAAGGGCAATACAAGGAAGCTTATGGGAAGAATTGCAAAGACATGGAGAGCCTCAAGT TGCACCAGAATTTGATGTGTCAGAGCTTGAGACTCTTTTCTCCAACGTTGTTCCTAAGCGTTCAGGTGACAAAGGGAAAGGCAAGTCAGCTGGACCAAAAACTGACAAAGTCCACCTG ATTGACTTGAGGAGGGCTAACAACACTGAAATTATGCTCACTAAAGTTAAGATGCCACTTCCTGATATGATG GCTGCAGTGCTAGCAATGGATGATACGGTATTAGATGTTGATCAAGTGGAAAATCTCATAAAATTTTGTCCAACTAAAGAGGAAATGGAACTTCTCAAG aactACACTGGTGACAAGGAGAGTCTAGGGAAGTGTGAACAG TACTTTTTGGAGCTGATGAAAGTGCCACGAGTAGAGTCAAAACTAAGAGTGTTTTGTTTCAAGATTCAGTTCCGAACTCAG GTTTCTGAATTTAAAAGGAGCTTAAATATTGTAAATTCTGCATGTAATGAG GTACGAAATTCCCTTAAATTGAAGGATCTCATGAAGAAAATTCTCTATCTAGGAAATACATTGAACCAAGGAACTGCAAGGG GTGCTGCTGTTGGGTTTAAGTTGGACAGTCTTCTAAAGCTCACAGATACACGTGCTTCTACCAGCAGGATGACGCTAATGCACTATCTTTGCAAG GTCCTAGCTGCCAAGAAACCAGCTCTATTAGATTTTCACCTCGATTTTGTTAGCCTTGAAGCTGCAACTAAG ATACAATTAAAAGCTTTAGCAGAAGAAATGCAAGCTATAATTAAGGGATTAGAAAAGGTTAAGCAGGAGCTGGCTGCCTCAGAAAATGACGGTCCTGTTTCCGAAGTTTTCCATAAG